In Vibrio celticus, one genomic interval encodes:
- a CDS encoding DUF2850 domain-containing protein — protein sequence MQQAPATKNKIDEITKGLYSEADQRNQSKLKRKIIERCLMVLALVGSFAVVSLFGDVLSRVQDAATPNNLIYGTWIEQDVAHYATDEFVLNANGVSVRGSVVSTSFDFDGNYFEYKAGDKTYRFRMTNSDNTEMVLDSDSHYNPIFRLKGHIDNSVR from the coding sequence ATGCAACAAGCTCCAGCAACAAAGAACAAAATCGATGAGATAACCAAAGGTCTCTACAGCGAAGCTGATCAGCGCAATCAATCTAAGTTGAAGCGTAAGATCATTGAACGTTGTTTAATGGTTCTAGCCTTAGTGGGTTCGTTTGCGGTGGTTTCTTTGTTCGGCGATGTGCTTTCCCGAGTGCAAGATGCGGCGACACCCAACAATCTGATATACGGCACTTGGATAGAGCAAGATGTTGCACATTATGCGACCGATGAGTTTGTTCTGAATGCTAATGGTGTGTCAGTTCGTGGATCTGTTGTTTCGACGAGCTTTGACTTTGATGGTAACTACTTTGAATACAAGGCGGGTGATAAAACCTATCGCTTCCGCATGACCAATTCTGACAATACAGAAATGGTGCTCGATTCTGACAGTCACTACAATCCCATCTTCCGCCTTAAGGGCCATATCGATAACTCCGTCCGATAG
- the argA gene encoding amino-acid N-acetyltransferase produces the protein MKLRSTALVKGFRQSTPYVNAHRGKTMVIMLGGEAVADKNFGNIISDIALLHSLGVKIVLVHGARPQINQLLAKQDCHTPYHKNIRVTDEYSLGVAMQAAGQLQLAITARLSMSLNNTPMAGTQLNVMSGNFITAQPLGVDDGTDYCHSGRIRRIDIEGINRTLDQGSIVLLGPIASSVTGESFNLLSEEVATQVAIRLKADKLIGFCSEQGVTDERGNVLAELFPKDAKQILERLTESQNPAEDMSTGTLRFLKGAISACRAGVPRCHLISYKVDGALIQELFSFDGIGTQVVMASAEQVRQAQIDDIGGIFDLIRPLEEQGILVRRSREQLEQEIHRFTIIEKDGLIIGCAALYAYPEDHMAEMACVAIHPDYRDGNRGQLLLDYMRHQSKSRDIDQIFVLTTHSLHWFREQGFYEIAVDELPMEKQGLYNYQRNSKILALNV, from the coding sequence GTGAAATTAAGAAGTACAGCGCTAGTAAAAGGTTTCAGACAATCAACCCCATACGTAAATGCTCACCGTGGCAAAACCATGGTCATTATGCTGGGAGGTGAAGCAGTTGCCGATAAAAACTTTGGTAACATTATTAGTGATATAGCCTTGCTCCACAGCCTTGGAGTAAAGATTGTTCTCGTTCACGGGGCAAGACCGCAGATCAACCAATTGCTCGCCAAGCAAGATTGCCATACGCCTTATCACAAGAATATTAGGGTCACTGATGAATATTCTTTGGGCGTCGCTATGCAGGCTGCAGGCCAACTACAACTTGCCATCACAGCTCGACTTTCGATGAGTTTGAACAACACCCCGATGGCAGGCACTCAACTCAATGTTATGAGCGGCAATTTCATTACGGCTCAACCGCTTGGCGTGGATGACGGTACGGATTATTGCCACAGCGGGCGTATTCGTCGAATCGATATCGAAGGAATCAATCGCACGCTTGACCAAGGTTCAATTGTACTGCTTGGCCCTATTGCCAGCTCCGTGACAGGCGAAAGCTTTAACCTACTTTCTGAAGAGGTCGCTACCCAAGTAGCTATTCGTCTAAAGGCCGACAAGCTGATTGGCTTTTGCTCCGAACAAGGGGTAACAGATGAACGCGGTAACGTGCTCGCCGAACTCTTCCCTAAAGATGCCAAGCAAATTCTAGAACGCTTAACGGAATCTCAAAACCCGGCCGAAGACATGAGCACAGGAACACTGCGCTTCTTGAAAGGAGCGATCTCCGCTTGTCGTGCTGGTGTGCCTCGTTGTCATCTAATCAGTTACAAAGTGGATGGAGCATTAATCCAAGAATTGTTCTCTTTTGATGGTATTGGCACCCAAGTGGTCATGGCGAGTGCAGAGCAAGTAAGACAAGCTCAGATTGACGATATTGGTGGCATATTTGATCTCATTCGTCCTTTAGAAGAACAAGGCATCTTGGTTCGTCGTTCAAGAGAGCAATTAGAGCAGGAGATCCACCGCTTTACCATTATCGAAAAAGACGGACTGATCATTGGTTGCGCGGCGCTATACGCCTACCCGGAAGATCACATGGCAGAGATGGCGTGTGTTGCAATCCACCCTGATTATCGTGATGGAAATCGTGGGCAATTACTGCTGGATTACATGCGCCACCAATCAAAATCTCGCGATATCGACCAAATATTTGTCCTAACGACACACAGCCTTCATTGGTTTCGTGAACAAGGTTTTTACGAGATAGCAGTTGATGAGTTACCGATGGAAAAACAAGGGCTATACAACTATCAGAGAAACTCAAAGATCCTGGCGCTCAACGTATAA
- the recD gene encoding exodeoxyribonuclease V subunit alpha, with translation MTTTTTNTSIETANTTKPVSLIPEQLMDVLKFLADKGSIRQLDYQFARFIAQQATSYSQEIGFLAGVVSHELGKGHICSQLIQQHTIGPAQTADLAQLLGLYGETALQLNQKLLGIDWLAVLQSSNLVGATNDCVKPLMFDGQRVYLQRYWNYEVVLADTLNRLSKPVEFNIEQKKALTETLNQLFARSYHFLFNALAKAEASQQTSQVLRQQLVCDHLDIVNEQALDWGAIDQAIVQAKQVTDLDVLDSLVSLSACLNWQKVAAAVALSRRFAVISGGPGTGKTTTVTKLLSAMVEQSLSQGKTPTIKLVAPTGKAAARLTESIGKAIEQLPLTPEVKANIPTESSTLHRLLGAIPNRAEFRHNRRNPLHLDILVVDEASMVDLSMMYKLVDALPEHARLILLGDKDQLASVEAGAVLGDICSFNSAGYSTAQGNLVAEMTGFDAIAKPRQVKAGSVNPPAIADSLCMLQKSYRFDARSGIGQLAKAINNGSANQVDQVFAKGFGDIENHPLSSDSYNLMLRTLVNEYGAYLNRMNVPLEELETQEARAKSVLDLFSQCRLLCSIREGDFGVKGLNHRIERALAARRLVSPHNDELWYHGRPVMVTRNDHGLGLYNGDIGICMLEVDSSQPDSVPRLKVYFELPDGSVKAVLPSRVPDHETAYAMTIHKSQGSEFDLTLMILPPDFSPILTRELIYTGITRAKKRLMMFSDTNVLKRGIKVKTERVSGLGSRLTN, from the coding sequence ATGACAACAACGACCACTAATACCAGCATAGAAACAGCGAACACAACGAAGCCAGTTTCACTTATTCCTGAGCAACTTATGGATGTACTCAAGTTTCTTGCAGATAAGGGTTCGATTCGTCAGTTGGATTATCAGTTTGCCCGTTTTATTGCTCAGCAAGCCACGAGTTACTCTCAAGAAATCGGTTTTCTCGCTGGGGTAGTGAGCCATGAATTAGGCAAAGGGCACATTTGTTCTCAGCTTATACAGCAGCATACGATAGGCCCTGCACAAACGGCAGATCTAGCCCAGTTACTTGGGTTGTATGGTGAAACGGCGCTGCAATTGAATCAAAAGCTGTTAGGTATTGATTGGTTGGCGGTACTTCAATCGTCCAATTTAGTTGGAGCAACCAATGACTGTGTTAAGCCGCTGATGTTTGATGGACAGCGTGTCTACTTACAGCGTTACTGGAACTACGAGGTTGTACTGGCAGACACGTTAAACCGTTTAAGTAAGCCAGTAGAGTTCAATATTGAACAGAAAAAGGCGCTGACGGAAACACTCAATCAGCTCTTTGCACGCAGCTATCACTTCCTGTTTAACGCCTTAGCCAAGGCTGAAGCAAGCCAACAAACGTCTCAGGTGTTACGCCAACAATTGGTGTGTGATCATCTTGATATTGTGAATGAGCAGGCTCTAGATTGGGGAGCAATCGACCAAGCGATTGTGCAAGCTAAGCAAGTGACAGACTTAGATGTGCTAGATAGCTTGGTATCGTTATCGGCATGTTTGAACTGGCAAAAAGTGGCGGCAGCGGTGGCGTTAAGTCGACGTTTTGCGGTTATTTCTGGCGGACCGGGCACCGGTAAAACGACCACGGTAACTAAGTTACTTTCGGCGATGGTCGAGCAATCGCTAAGCCAAGGTAAAACACCGACGATCAAGCTGGTGGCACCGACAGGTAAAGCGGCGGCACGTTTAACTGAGTCGATTGGTAAAGCGATTGAGCAGCTACCATTAACACCTGAAGTAAAGGCCAACATACCGACTGAATCCAGTACTTTACATAGGTTACTCGGCGCGATTCCTAACCGTGCTGAGTTTAGACATAACCGACGTAATCCACTTCACCTTGATATATTGGTAGTGGATGAAGCATCGATGGTTGATCTGTCGATGATGTATAAGCTGGTGGATGCACTTCCTGAGCACGCAAGGCTCATCTTATTGGGTGATAAAGACCAACTCGCTTCAGTAGAGGCAGGTGCTGTGCTCGGTGATATATGTTCATTCAACTCTGCAGGGTACAGCACAGCGCAAGGCAATTTGGTTGCGGAGATGACAGGTTTTGATGCGATAGCTAAACCAAGACAAGTCAAAGCTGGATCGGTGAATCCTCCTGCGATTGCAGACAGCTTGTGTATGCTGCAGAAGAGTTACCGTTTCGATGCGCGTTCTGGTATTGGTCAGCTGGCAAAAGCAATCAATAATGGTTCTGCGAATCAAGTAGACCAAGTGTTTGCCAAAGGTTTTGGCGATATCGAAAATCATCCTCTATCGAGCGACAGCTATAACTTGATGCTGCGTACCTTGGTTAATGAGTATGGCGCGTATCTCAATCGAATGAATGTGCCATTGGAAGAGTTAGAAACTCAAGAAGCGAGAGCCAAATCGGTACTCGATTTGTTCAGCCAATGCCGACTGTTGTGTTCTATTCGTGAAGGGGACTTTGGTGTTAAAGGTCTCAACCATAGAATTGAAAGGGCGCTTGCCGCAAGACGTTTGGTGAGCCCTCATAATGATGAACTGTGGTATCACGGGCGTCCTGTAATGGTGACGCGAAATGATCATGGCTTGGGTTTGTATAATGGTGATATTGGTATCTGTATGCTTGAGGTGGATTCAAGCCAACCTGATTCAGTACCTCGCTTGAAGGTCTATTTTGAGTTGCCGGATGGTAGCGTGAAAGCTGTGTTACCAAGCAGAGTGCCCGATCATGAAACGGCTTATGCAATGACGATACACAAATCTCAGGGTAGTGAGTTTGATCTGACCTTAATGATCTTGCCGCCGGATTTCAGCCCTATTTTAACGCGGGAGCTTATCTATACCGGTATTACACGTGCCAAGAAACGACTGATGATGTTCAGTGATACCAACGTGTTGAAGCGTGGGATTAAGGTGAAAACAGAGCGAGTGAGTGGTTTAGGCAGTCGTTTAACGAATTAG
- the recB gene encoding exodeoxyribonuclease V subunit beta — protein MTTTSSVQVIAPQTLNTMTFPLHGARLIEASAGTGKTFTIAGLYLRLLLGHGTAAPQGELTEATRHHEPLTVDQILVVTFTEAATAELKDRIRKKIRAAYISFRRGVCVDSKDQFIKDLLEEYDDAKRASAAITLLNAERQMDEAAVYTIHGFCQRMLTQNAFESGSRFDNEFVTDESHLKAQVVADYWRKQFYPLPIQLAGEVRNIWGSPAALLADVNRYLTGSPLKLTVEAMSGDLQTLHKQNLDKVKQLKALWCESAADFLALISSSDVNKRSYTKKSLPTWLEAVTAWAQSDTHDYQFPDKLEKFSQATLIEKTPKGTVPQHAVFEAIEDFLNSPANLKAPLLAHAITHCRTILAKAKQQKQWLSFDDLLTQLSASIDVDEQSLLVERIRTLYPVAMIDEFQDTDPLQYSIFSRIYLDNPQCGLFMIGDPKQAIYGFRGADIFTYIKARNQVSAHYTLGTNWRSSADMVSAVNQVFMNSDSPFIYDQDIPFLPVAASPSADKRQWVMNGETQHALTFWLQEAEGKPLPKGEYHKAMAEATASQIQTILTASQNQQAYFDNGKKQHAVNAGDIAVLVRTGSEGRLIKNALSEQGIASVYLSNRDSVFTSLVAQDIQRLLQAVLTPENDRALRASLAFELFALDAASLDELNNDEVVWENVVNEFREYRKLWLQRGVLPMLRSVISKRHLAERLLEEENGERSLTDLMHIGELLQQARQELDSDYGLLRWLAEAISDAQNGLGGSEDDIQRLESERNLVQIVTIHKSKGLEYDLVFLPFVASYREASEGKFYDHDSDTTVLDITGSDSALAQADKERLAEDLRLIYVALTRAVYGCFIGMAPLRKGRSTKEPTGVHLSAMGYLVQNGQEQGIAELHQALAAIEDKNSSVLLAETPTAHEQVFVQTEQVSEDLHANELKASIDRAWRITSYSGLVKQGSHGASHDATIEVSGFDIDSADEQDESELIEPERSIFTFPRGARPGTFLHTLFEEVEFTEPATSEHNTQVITHLLESEQYELEWLPVLQQLVDTVLNTALDGKNLKLSEKDSTQRLVEMEFLLPIEVLASSELNQTIQYHDPLSAKAGDLGFQTVQGMLKGFIDLVFEHQGKYYVLDWKSNHLGDDVAVYHGEALKSAMADHRYDLQYQIYALALHRFLRSRVANYSYEQHFGGVYYLFLRGIDGQSQQGIFSAKPTLALLDEMDQLIDGKVIDRRSAQLNDDETGQMGLL, from the coding sequence ATGACGACCACAAGCAGTGTTCAGGTAATTGCTCCACAGACACTCAATACCATGACGTTTCCACTTCATGGCGCGCGTTTAATTGAAGCATCGGCGGGTACAGGTAAAACATTTACCATTGCTGGCTTGTACTTACGCCTACTGCTTGGGCACGGCACGGCTGCACCACAAGGTGAGCTTACAGAAGCTACCCGACACCACGAGCCGTTAACCGTAGACCAAATTCTGGTGGTGACCTTTACCGAAGCGGCAACTGCAGAGCTCAAAGACCGCATAAGGAAAAAAATACGCGCTGCATATATATCATTTCGTAGAGGCGTTTGCGTTGACTCTAAAGATCAATTTATCAAAGACTTACTTGAAGAATACGATGATGCCAAGAGAGCATCCGCAGCCATAACATTGCTTAATGCCGAAAGGCAAATGGACGAAGCCGCGGTATACACCATTCACGGCTTCTGTCAGAGAATGTTGACTCAAAATGCCTTCGAGTCTGGAAGCCGTTTTGATAATGAATTTGTGACCGATGAAAGTCATTTGAAAGCGCAAGTGGTTGCTGACTACTGGCGTAAGCAGTTTTACCCGCTGCCGATTCAACTGGCAGGTGAGGTTCGTAATATTTGGGGCTCACCGGCTGCGTTATTAGCTGACGTAAATCGTTATCTGACGGGTTCTCCATTGAAGCTAACCGTAGAAGCGATGTCGGGTGACTTACAAACTCTGCACAAGCAGAACCTAGACAAAGTGAAGCAACTCAAAGCGCTGTGGTGTGAGTCTGCTGCGGACTTTTTGGCTTTGATCTCAAGTTCAGATGTGAACAAGCGCAGTTACACCAAGAAGTCTCTGCCAACATGGTTAGAAGCGGTCACAGCATGGGCGCAGAGCGACACCCATGATTACCAGTTCCCAGATAAACTAGAGAAGTTCTCTCAAGCTACTCTAATTGAAAAAACACCGAAAGGCACTGTACCTCAGCACGCAGTTTTCGAAGCGATTGAGGACTTCTTAAATTCTCCTGCAAACCTGAAAGCCCCGTTATTGGCGCATGCGATTACTCACTGTCGAACTATTCTAGCCAAGGCTAAACAGCAGAAGCAGTGGTTATCATTTGATGATTTGCTGACTCAGTTATCTGCATCGATTGATGTCGATGAGCAATCCTTGCTGGTGGAAAGAATTCGCACCTTATACCCGGTGGCGATGATCGATGAATTCCAAGATACCGATCCGCTGCAATACAGTATTTTTAGCCGAATCTACCTCGATAACCCGCAGTGTGGTCTGTTTATGATCGGTGACCCGAAACAGGCTATCTACGGTTTCCGTGGCGCGGATATCTTTACTTACATCAAGGCAAGAAACCAAGTTAGTGCTCACTATACGTTAGGGACTAACTGGCGTTCGAGTGCTGATATGGTCAGCGCGGTAAACCAAGTGTTTATGAATTCGGACAGTCCGTTTATCTACGACCAAGACATTCCATTCTTACCCGTTGCTGCCAGTCCATCGGCTGATAAGCGCCAATGGGTAATGAATGGTGAAACTCAGCATGCACTCACCTTTTGGCTACAAGAGGCTGAGGGCAAGCCGTTACCAAAGGGCGAATATCACAAGGCAATGGCTGAGGCGACGGCGAGTCAAATTCAAACCATTCTGACCGCTTCTCAAAACCAGCAAGCCTATTTTGATAACGGCAAAAAACAGCATGCCGTGAATGCGGGTGATATTGCTGTCTTGGTTCGAACCGGCAGTGAAGGTCGTCTGATCAAGAACGCGCTGTCTGAGCAAGGCATTGCAAGTGTGTATTTGTCTAACCGAGACAGTGTATTCACCAGCTTGGTTGCGCAAGATATTCAACGCTTGCTGCAAGCGGTGCTGACACCTGAAAATGACCGTGCATTGCGCGCGAGTCTAGCCTTCGAGTTATTTGCTCTAGATGCGGCTTCATTGGATGAGCTTAATAACGATGAAGTGGTGTGGGAAAACGTGGTTAACGAATTTCGAGAATATCGTAAGTTGTGGCTGCAGCGTGGCGTGCTACCAATGCTTCGTAGCGTCATCAGCAAGCGACATCTCGCGGAACGTTTACTGGAAGAAGAAAATGGTGAGCGCTCACTTACCGATTTAATGCACATTGGCGAATTGCTGCAACAAGCAAGACAAGAGCTCGATAGTGATTATGGTTTGTTGCGTTGGTTAGCAGAAGCGATTTCCGATGCTCAAAATGGTTTAGGCGGCAGTGAGGATGACATTCAGCGTCTTGAGTCAGAGAGAAACTTGGTTCAAATCGTTACTATTCACAAATCGAAAGGTTTGGAATATGACTTAGTATTCCTCCCATTTGTCGCGAGTTACCGAGAAGCGAGCGAAGGCAAATTCTACGATCATGATTCAGATACCACAGTACTGGATATTACAGGTAGTGATAGTGCTTTAGCGCAAGCCGACAAAGAGCGACTGGCGGAAGATTTACGTTTGATTTATGTAGCGTTGACTCGTGCGGTTTATGGCTGTTTCATTGGTATGGCGCCACTGCGTAAAGGGCGTTCAACCAAAGAGCCGACCGGCGTGCATTTGAGTGCGATGGGCTATTTGGTTCAAAACGGTCAAGAGCAAGGTATTGCCGAATTGCATCAGGCTCTTGCAGCCATTGAGGACAAGAACTCCAGTGTGCTGCTAGCCGAAACTCCAACCGCTCACGAGCAAGTGTTTGTACAAACCGAGCAAGTGAGCGAAGACTTACATGCGAACGAGCTCAAGGCTTCAATCGACAGGGCTTGGCGTATCACCAGTTACTCGGGGCTTGTAAAGCAAGGCAGTCACGGTGCGAGTCATGACGCGACCATTGAGGTGTCTGGCTTTGATATTGATTCGGCTGATGAGCAGGATGAGTCTGAGTTGATTGAGCCTGAACGCTCTATATTTACGTTCCCTCGTGGTGCTCGTCCGGGTACTTTCTTGCACACCTTGTTTGAGGAGGTTGAATTTACCGAGCCAGCAACCAGTGAACATAACACGCAAGTAATCACTCACTTATTAGAATCAGAGCAATATGAATTAGAGTGGCTACCTGTGCTTCAGCAACTGGTCGATACAGTGCTGAACACCGCATTAGACGGCAAGAACTTAAAACTAAGCGAGAAAGACTCAACACAACGCTTAGTTGAGATGGAGTTCTTACTGCCAATTGAAGTATTGGCCTCATCAGAGTTGAATCAAACCATTCAATATCATGATCCATTGTCAGCCAAAGCGGGCGACCTAGGTTTTCAAACCGTGCAAGGTATGTTGAAAGGCTTCATCGATTTGGTGTTTGAGCACCAAGGTAAATACTATGTACTCGACTGGAAATCGAATCACTTAGGAGATGATGTTGCTGTCTACCATGGCGAGGCATTGAAATCGGCGATGGCCGACCATCGCTATGATTTGCAATATCAAATTTATGCATTGGCGTTGCACCGTTTCTTACGCAGCCGCGTTGCCAATTACAGCTACGAACAACATTTTGGCGGCGTGTACTACTTGTTCTTACGAGGAATAGACGGCCAATCTCAGCAAGGTATTTTCTCGGCGAAACCAACACTGGCGTTACTTGATGAAATGGATCAATTGATTGACGGTAAAGTGATAGACAGACGTTCAGCACAATTGAATGACGATGAAACTGGTCAGATGGGGCTTTTATAA